In the genome of Delphinus delphis chromosome 15, mDelDel1.2, whole genome shotgun sequence, one region contains:
- the GDF5 gene encoding growth/differentiation factor 5, producing the protein MRLPKVLTFLLWHLAWLDLEFICTVLGAPDLGQRPQGARPGLAKAEAKERPPLAQNIFRPGGHSYGGGATNARAKGGTGQTGALTQPKKDEPKKLPPRSGGPEPKPGHPPQTRQAATRTVTPKGQLLGGKAPPKTGSVPSPFLLKKAREPGSPREPKEPFRPPPITPHEYMLSLYRTLSEADRKGGNSSVKLEAGLANTITSFIDKGQDDRGPAIRKQRYMFDISALEKDGLLGAELRILRKKPSDTAKPVAPGSGRAAQLKLSSCPSGRQPAALLDVRSMPGLDGSGWEVFDIWKLFRNFKNSAQLCLELEAWERGRAVDLRGLGFDRAARQVHEKALFLVFGRTKKRDLFFNEIKARSGQDDKTVYEYLFSQRRKRRAPLATRQGKRPSKNPKARCSRKALHVNFKDMGWDDWIIAPLEYEAFHCEGLCEFPLRSHLEPTNHAVIQTLMNSMDPESTPPTCCVPTRLSPISILFIDSANNVVYKQYEDMVVESCGCR; encoded by the exons ATGAGACTCCCCAAAGTCCTCACTTTCTTGCTTTGGCACCTGGCTTGGCTGGACCTGGAATTCATCTGCACTGTGTTGGGTGCCCCTGACTTGGGCCAGAGACCCCAGGGGGCCAGGCCAGGATTGGCCAAAGCAGAAGCCAAGGAGAGGCCCCCTCTGGCCCAGAACATCTTCAGGCCGGGGGGTCACAGCTACGGTGGGGGGGCCACCAATGCCAGGGCAAAGGGGGGCACCGGGCAGACAGGAGCCCTGACACAGCCCAAGAAGGATGAACCCAAAAAGCTGCCCCCCAGATCGGGTGGCCCTGAACCCAAGCCAGGACACCCTCCCCAGACAAGGCAGGCTGCAACGCGGACTGTGACCCCAAAAGGACAGCTTCTTGGGGGTAAGGCACCACCAAAGACAGGATCTGtccccagccccttcctgctGAAGAAGGCCAGGGAGCCTGGGTCCCCTCGAGAGCCCAAGGAGCCATTCCGCCCGCCCCCAATCACGCCCCACGAATACATGCTCTCGCTGTACAGGACGCTGTCCGAGGCTGACAGAAAGGGAGGCAACAGCAGCGTGAAGTTGGAGGCTGGCCTGGCCAACACCATCACCAGCTTTATTGACAAAGGGCAAg ATGACCGAGGTCCTGCGATCAGGAAGCAGAGGTACATGTTTGACATTAGCGCCCTGGAGAAGGATGGGCTACTAGGGGCCGAGCTTCGGATCTTGCGGAAGAAGCCCTCGGACACAGCTAAGCCAGTGGCCCCCGGCAGTGGGCGAGCTGCCCAGCTGAAGCTGTCCAGCTGCCCCAGCGGCCGACAGCCGGCGGCCTTGCTGGATGTGCGTTCCATGCCAGGCCTGGATGGATCTGGCTGGGAGGTGTTCGACATCTGGAAGCTCTTCCGAAACTTTAAGAACTCGGCCCAGCTGTGCCTGGAGCTGGAGGCCTGGGAACGGGGCCGGGCCGTGGACCTCCGTGGCCTGGGCTTTGACCGGGCTGCCCGGCAGGTCCATGAGAAGGCCCTGTTCCTGGTGTTCGGCCGCACCAAGAAACGGGACCTGTTCTTTAATGAGATTAAGGCCCGCTCTGGCCAAGATGATAAGACCGTCTACGAGTACCTGTTCAGCCAGCGGCGAAAGCGGCGGGCCCCACTGGCCACACGTCAGGGCAAGCGGCCCAGCAAGAACCCCAAGGCCCGCTGCAGTCGGAAGGCGCTGCATGTCAACTTCAAGGACATGGGCTGGGACGACTGGATTATCGCGCCCCTGGAGTACGAGGCCTTCCACTGCGAGGGGCTATGTGAGTTCCCCCTGCGCTCCCACCTGGAGCCCACGAACCATGCAGTCATCCAGACCCTGATGAACTCCATGGACCCTGAGTCCACGCCACCCACCTGCTGTGTGCCCACGCGGCTGAGTCCCATCAGCATCCTCTTCATTGACTCCGCCAACAACGTGGTCTATAAGCAGTATGAGGACATGGTCGTGGAGTCTTGTGGCTGCAGGTAG